GATGCCCGCGGCGTGGGATTGATTGACAAACTAAAATGGAGCGAACACAAATTTTCAAATCCCACCTATGAGGTGCGGGCCGGAGGAAAGGTAGTTACGCAAAAGAAAGACAGGATACTTGTCATTCCCACCGTCCACGTCGGGGAAGCACAACTATCGTTTAATCAGCTTTCGGAAGGCACTCTGCGAACTCTTGCAATGATCTTTTATATTGTGACGGATAAAAGCGAACTATTGCTAATGGAAGAACCAGAAGTCTGCGTGCACCATGGGCTTTTGAAGAGCGTGATTGAGATCATTAAGGAGTACAGCAAAAGGAAACAAATCATTGTTTCGACTCATTCAGAAGCGGTCATTGATAATCTGGAGCCTGAACAAGTTATGATAGTCGAGCGGAGCTTGGAAAAAGGTACGGTCGTAAATCCAATTTCGAAAGTCTTATCTCGCGACGGATACAAAGCATTAAAGGCGTATCTATCCAGCGCCGGGACGCTCGGCGAATATTGGCGGCATAGCGGCTTCTAAAATGAAGAAGCCAAGCAAGCCGACGACTTCGCGTAGGGTCAAGCGCATCGGAATTATTGCCGAAGATCATAGCGACGTGGGCGTGCTTAACCAACTAATCGGCAAAATCGCGAAGTCTCCCTATACTATTAGGCCTTTTGCCGCCGGAGGTTGCGGCAAGATGCTTGGGAAGGCCGACGCGTGGAGCAAAAATCTATATGATCAGGGATGCAGGTATTTAATACTGGTTCGAGATCTAGATAAAGAGAATCCGGCGACATTACACGGATCTCTTGTTTCTGCGTTGGGTGACATTCTATCCAAATCTCGGATCGTAGTCATACCTGTAAGAGAGATCGAGGCGTGGCTTTTAGCAGATAACGAAGCAATTTTTCGTGCGATGAAATTAAAAAAGATTCTGGCACCTATCGCTAACCCGGAAGCCGTAGCCGATCCAAAGAAGCTCTTAGCCAGACTCATTTACACAAACTCAGAACATACTCGTCGATATATAAATGCGATTCACAATGAAAAAATCGCTGCTGAGTGCAGTTATGATTCCCTTTTAAGATGCAACTCCTTTAAACCTTTCGCTCAATTCATTGAGCAGCATATTTAGGTGGCAATATCCCACTCGGGGAATCACGACGGCTTCCTGCCTTAAAACTTCCTTGAGACTTCCAGCATCGTCGGTGGATTGCTTCGCTCCGCTCGCAATGACGCAAAGAGTGAGTCGCACGCCGAGGTGCATTCACCAAGCCTTAACGCTGCGCGTTATCTCTGATCTGGCCCCCGTTTGGCCGGACACTCAAGCGGTTGCGATTTGAGCAGATCTGAACTCGCGCGGCGAGCGCATTTTCAGACCTGAATGTGGATGATGGTCGTTGTAATCCTCGAACCAGGCGGACATCGCCTTTAGGGCGGTCTCCGCATTCGGGACGTACGCATCCGGTTTGCACCGCAGGCGGATCTGGGTTCGACGAAGGGTAGTTGTTTAGGCGGCCACAGCCTGCGCGGATTGGCGCGCAGCTTTCCATGCCCATGGCAATAGTTGGCTGATCTCCTTTGCCGGATGGTCGGGGAGGCGCGCCAGGACGTCGGTGAGCCAAGCCTGCGGATCGACGTCGTTCAGCTTACAGGTTTCTATCAATGTATAAACCGATGCGGCACGGCGGCCGCCTTCGTCGGAGCCCGCGAATGTCCAGTTGCGGCGGCCGACGGCGATTCCACGCACCGCGCGTTCGGCGGCATTATTGCTGAGGCAAACGCGGCCATCCTCCAGGAAGTGTGTGAAGGCCGTCCAGCGGCTGAGGCCATAATTGATGACCTTCGTTGTGTCATTCTTGGCAGAGAGCCGCGCACGCTGCTCAGACAACCAAGTCTCAAGGCTATCGACCAGCGGCTTCGACAGCTCACGACGGACGGCGAGACGCTCTCGAGGCGATTTGCCGTTGATCATACGCTCGATTTCAAAAAGTTCATCCATGCGGTGCACGGCCTCGATC
This Methylovirgula sp. DNA region includes the following protein-coding sequences:
- a CDS encoding DUF4276 family protein, whose product is MKKPSKPTTSRRVKRIGIIAEDHSDVGVLNQLIGKIAKSPYTIRPFAAGGCGKMLGKADAWSKNLYDQGCRYLILVRDLDKENPATLHGSLVSALGDILSKSRIVVIPVREIEAWLLADNEAIFRAMKLKKILAPIANPEAVADPKKLLARLIYTNSEHTRRYINAIHNEKIAAECSYDSLLRCNSFKPFAQFIEQHI